ACTTGCCGCTGGAGTAAGCCGCAAGCTGACGATCTGCTCTGGAGTAATGCTCGCCTCCTGAACGCCCCCGTTCACCAGCAAAGTCCATCTCGGCCCACTGTCCGGTCGCATCAATCCCACCAGTTTCCTACCATCTGTGCTCTCAATGGTGATGAGCCCGTCGATGCTAATGGTCAGGTCCGGGGTGACGTTAAAGTGGAGCAATCCCAGGTGATCGGAGCGAAAGGTTATGCTGCCCCGGTTCACGCTTACTACCTGCCCGGTAACAGCTTCCTGCTCGCCGAAGCGAATCACATCCGCACGGCACGTCATGCATCCCAGGAGAACAATCCAAAAGTAACAAACAGGCCGCAGCCCGAAGCGGTGCATATCCCCTCTATCGCTAACGGCCCGGTGCACAATCAAGCGCCAGGCCGCATGGGTCCAGGCGGCCCTTCAGATCCTCAAGGATCGCTTGATCACTAAGGTCGAGTGGTCGCGAATGTTCCCAGTCGTGCGCGGCGACCTGATGCAGACGATTGACTACATGTTTGTCCGTGACTTCGATGGCTAACTCTCGCCGGCTATCGAAGCTTCCGGGCGTAAGGTTGATTGACCCGATGATCGCCCGTTCTCCATCCGCCAGCAACATCTTGGCATGCAGTTTAAGGTGCTTTACGGTATGGATCTTGATCCCAACATCGTCCATGATGCGCAGACCTTCCAGGCCTTCGACCAGCTTTTCCTGCTTGAGCATGTGAGGTGCGCGGGCGAACATATGCACCTTCACGCCTCGCCTACGTGCCCGCACCAGGCGCTCAATGATCACCGGATCCTGATATCGCTCGTTTTGCACGATGAGCGAGTGCCGGGCAGCATCGATTATGTGCGCGATGCGCTCGCGCGCGTTTCCCTTGCACCAGAGCAGATCGCCACTTCCAGGTGCAAACGGGGCTCGGTGCCAGTCTGCTTCAAAGCAGGCGACGATCTCAGCCACTTCATTTTTATGGGTTGTCATCACAGCATAATCACGAACCTTTTCAAAGTTCTTTGATTCCCAGTTCAGTGACTGGATCAGCGCAGCGCGCCCGTCAATGACGACAGACTTCTCGTGAGTGATGTCATAGGCAGGGTTACTGTCCAACACCTCAATGCCCGCTCGTTCCAGTAGTCCGCGCGTGCCCAGATTATCCTCCTGGCCACTGCGTCTTGCCGGGTTCAACATCACTCGGACTTTTACTTTTCGCTGGTGCGCCGTTAGCACGGAATGAACCAGGGCTGCATCGGAGAACACAAACATCTTGATATGCAGAGATGTTTTGGCTTGTTGAATGGCGTTCAGAATGGGCGCGGCAGAATCATCTGGCAGAACAATCAGAGAGCGGGCCATAAACTCCTTCTGTGTGCGTAAGCAACTTCCACTTGCGACCTTTGATCGCGACCGTCAGCCGAAGCTCGCTTACGCCATGGACACACGGTTAACTTCCGACGGCCGCTATTTCGGCCGATTCCTTCACGTCGCAGTAAATGGGAACAGCGGCAGCGGGCGCCGGGGCTGTCCTACCCATCTGCAAGTTGTGCAACCCGTGATAAATTCCCCTTACGGACATGAGCTCCTCGTGCGTGCCTTGTTCAGCCACAACCCCTCCCTTGAGCACCACAATCTTGTCGGCGCAACGAATTGTGCTGAGCCGATGCGCAATCGTGATGACGGTACGTCCCTTCATAAGCCTCTCCAGTGCCTCGATCACGAGCGTTTCAGACTCCGTGTCTAGGGCGGCTGTCGGCTCATCTAGTATTAGTATGGGACTGTTGCGGACGATCGCACGAGCGATCCCGATTCGCTGACGTTGCCCACCGGAAAGCGTCAGGCCTCGCTCCCCTACGATCGTGTCGTAGCCGCGCGGCATGCGGAGGATAAACTCTTCGGCATTCGCCATGCGGGCAGCCTCGCGAATCTCCTCCTCGGTTGCGGATGGGCGCCCGTACGCAATGTTGTCACGAACCGAGCCGCGAAACAGAACGGTGTCCTGCAATACAAATCCAAGTTGGTTGCGTAATCCACGCAACTTGTAGTTCCGGATGTCGACGCCATCGAGCGACACTCCCCCGCACGTCGGATCGTAAAAACGCGCAATAAGGCTCACAACCGTCGATTTGCCTCCGCCCGTGGGACCGACGATGCCGCAGAATTGGCCTGGTTCGACTGTGAAATGTACATCCTGCAGAACTGGCGACTGCTTGTCGTAGCCAAAACCAACGTGATCGAAGACTATCTCGCCCCGGACTGCCTGCGGCTCCTGCGCATCTGCCCGCTCAGCAATGGTCACATCCGTCTCGAGAATCGCCTGCACACGCTCGACAGCCACGCCGACCTGCGCAATGTTGTTTGTCATCTTCGCGATGTCCTGCACAGGCTTGAAGAAGCGAGTTAGATAAGCCAGGAACACGATGAGCGTGCCTGCCGTCATAGAACCGTGTACGATCAGCGCTGCACCACGCCACAATACGAAGCCGGTACAGAGCGCAACAATCATGTTCGTAAGTGGAGACATCAGCGCTTTGACCCGCCTCGCACTTAAAGCCGCATCGACGCTGGCGCGGCTGGCTCCCTCGAGTTTTTTCTCCTCCAGTTCTTCGAGACCGAAGGCCTGGACCACGCGTTCAGACTCCAGGCCCTCCTGCACGATCGACAGGATATCCGACTCCTTTTGTCTTACGTTCCGCGTAGCTTGTCGGACCGCCTTCTTGAAGCGAGCCATAAAGAAGAGCAGAAATGGAGTGACCCCGACAGCAATCAGCGCGAAGTCCCAGTCAAGCAGGAACATGAGCACCAGCATTTCGACAATGGTCAGAATGTCGACCAACATGGCCAGCGTGGAAGACGATGCGAAATTCTCAATCGTCAGGATGTCGTTGGTAATCGTGCTTAGCAGGGCTCCGGTTTGATGGGTGTCGTAGAAGGAAAGCGAAAGTCGCTGCAAGTGATCGTAGGTCCGTAGCCGCAGGTCGTGCGCGATCCACTGCCCAACGCTTTCGGTCTGGTAATCCTCAACATAAGACGCGATTGAACCGATGAGTGCGATGAGCACTACCAGCAAACCTGCGAACCCGGCCACCCTTAAGTTGCCGGTTCCGAGGGTATGCATCAAGGCGGGAAAGTATCGTTCAGCGTCCGCGAAAATAGCGAGCCGGTGATTGCCTGCCACATTATCAATAATGATCTTGATGGGCCACGGCGCAGCCAACCCCATGAGAGTTTCGATCACCATGGCCAGGAAGATGATCACTAGGCCGGCGCGATAGGGCTTGACCAGTTGGCGTAGCAGTTTATTCATCGGAAGAGGCCTCGGTGTGTTCAATCCTTGCCGCTGATCGCGCAAGCGGGGAACAGAAACGGATTAGCGCTTGCTGCGTGCCAGATCCGCCTTTCATCAAGCCGCCGTTGAAGAAGCCCGATGCTTGCGCATTGCTTCTGGGTCCTTCACGGGCGGTGCGGCGCTCCTCCCGCCCCAGGGCGCCGTGCAGATCGAGTACTTGTGGCATCTTAAGAGACAACCATCGGGGAAGAAATAGGGGTTGCTACACGGTAGCCTGTGCGTTGTCACACAAGGTCTAGGGTTCTTGGAAGGGGTAGTCTGGTTTAAGTGTGGTCACGCATAATCGGTATGTGGCCACACTCATTTCCAATGTGTTTTTAGCTCGTCTAGACTCAGTATATTGACGCATGTGATTTCGCCTCGTCAGGCTGAGTTCTGGAAGACAAATGCCCTATCAGGGTCCCAAATGATTGCGTCAGAAGATGCGGGGTAATCCATTTTCAACCGTCATCAGGCCTGGACGGTGGAACCGATCTTCGAACTCAGTTGCCCTGTTATTTGAAACCCGCGCACGCGGCGGTTCTGCATTCGCTCCAACGCGCAGAGATTTTTTGCTGAGACCATAAATCGCACGATGACGATCTTGATAGTAGACGACAATGCGGGCATAAGAAAACTGCTGCGGCGAGCCCTAAGAAAAATCGCATCGAACATCTTTGAATGTGCCGATGGATCACAAGCACTCGCGATGTATACGGAGTGCCTTCCAGACATAGTTTTAATGGATATCAAGATGCAACATCTTGACGGCCTGGCGGCCACGCAACAGCTTCGCGAATGCTATCCCTTCGCCCGGGTCGTTATCTTGACCGACTACGATGACGACCAACTTCGGGCTGCAGCGCAAAAGGCAGGTGCGTGCGCCTACGTGACCAAGCAGGATCTTACCGGGTTGGATTCGATCGTCGTACGCTTCGCCGCCCTGTAATACCAGGGTGGTAGGCAAACCATGCCATTTTCATACAGCCGCCTGTTTGCTCAAAACAAATTCCGCAGTGACCGTCGTTCCTTGATTCAGTTCGGACCGGGTGGTTATGGTTCCACCCAAAAGGGTAGCCCGCTCCGCCATCCCAATCGCTCCGAACCCGCCCAGCGCCGCGGCTGACCGATTCGATTCGGCAGGGTAGCCATGGCCGTTGTCTTGTACCACCAGTGTTATTCGATCGGGATCTCGTACGGCCTTGACCATCACGCAGGTGGCTTCTGCATGCTTCATTATGTTCGTCAGCGCTTCCTGAACGATCCGGTAGAAGTTGATCCGCAGTTCCTCAGGAAACGCTTGATCGATGTCCCCAATCTCCACGATTACTTTGAAGCGGCCGGCGATCGAAGCCTTATGAGCCAACGCCTCGACAGCTTTGGCAAGACCCAGGCGATCCAACTGGAAAGGCCTTAAGTTGTAGGAAATCTGCCGGGTTTCGTCAAGGGCGATCTGCGCCTCGGCGCTGATCTCTTCCATGGGGTCCGGCTCTTCGCCTTCATCCGCACGTGCGCGTCGCTCAAGCAGTGTCATCAGCGCTAAATTGTTGATTACGATCAAGCGTTGTCCCAGGGAGTCGTGAAGTTCCGCTGCGATCCGCTTCCGCTCGCGCTCCTGGGAAGCGATCAATTCTTGCGAAAATGTACGCTGTTGGCGTTCCGCGCGCTGCAGCATCGATACTCGCCGTCTCCACATATAAATCGTGAGCAGGACCACGCCAAGCAGAAGCGTCATCATGAACCACTCCGTGCGATAAAAGGGGGCGAGCACATGGATGCTCAGCTCTTGTGGGTCCGTATTCCATACCCCGTCAATGTTCGCTGCGATTAACTGCAAAGTGTATTTACCGGGCTGCAGGTGAGAGAAGTACAACCTCCTCCTGGTACCCATGTCGGTCCACGTCGGGTCGAGCCCCAGCAGCTTGTAACGAAATGTAATCTGATCGGACTTGATCAAGCTGGGTGACGTGTAATCGATCTCGAGGTTATGCTGATCGGGCGCGAGACAAACGAATCTGGCATTGGACGTTTGCACCTGGTCAACCAGCACTGATTCAATCACCACTTTGGGGGCCGGTGGACCGGGAGAGACACTCGCAGGATCGATGACGGCGATGCCATTTTGCGTCGGGAACCACAACCTTCCGGCATTGTCTTTCGCACTGGCTGGAGCGATACCGCCATTGCATTCTATGTTGAGCATGCCGTCTCGCTTGCCGTAGACAATGGACGTAATGCGGCTTCGTTTTCCGGCAGCAACGTCGTTCAGCTCCTGCTTTTTTACCCTGTAAATCCCATGATGCGAACTGATCCATAGATTCCCGCGATCGTCTTCCTGAATTGCAAAGGCTCCATTATCGAAAAGCCCATTGCGCGTGCTGAAGTGAGTCACCTGCTCGTTCTGAAGGCGCAACAACCCATTGTCATAGGTGCCAATCCAGAGGATACCTTGGGGATCCTCGTACAAAGCCCAGACCGCACCCCTGGCTAAAAACTCACCTCGGCTTAAGGAGGTGAAACGGCCGTGATCGTATCTCGCCAGAAATTGGTATCCGCCAAACCACAGAGATCCCGAAGCACTTTGCGTGATGACGTTTAGGTCTCTTGTAGAAACACCTTCGGTCCCACTGTACGTATGACTTTTGCCATCGCGGTATGACACGAGGCCGCCATTGGTCCCAAACCACAACGTTCCTTCCCTGTCTTGATACATCGTCTGCACGATCGAGTGTTCTGGCAACACAAGGCCGGTGGGCGGCCGCTGAAATTTACCTTCTGTCAGCACTCGAAGGCCGCCATGGGTTCCGACCCAAAGTTTGCCTGAACTGTCTTCCAGCAAGGCAGTAATCAGGTTCCCTGGTGCGAAATCATTCACTGTGTAGTTGGTAAAACGCCCTTCATCGTAAAGAATGAGATTCGGCCAGCCTCCAATCCACATCCCGCCTGCCCTACTCTTCAGGAGCGAATAGATATCGGCTGTTTCAAGCCCTTGCTCCCTTGACAGAGTGCGCACCTGCTGTCTTTCCATTTGGTACAAGCCCACTCCGTCTCTGGCAAACCAGAGTGTTCCCTCCCTGTCTTCAAACATCATCCCGAACGATAGCGACTGCTCACCTTTGGCAGAGGAGTAGCGCACTGAACGGAAGAAATCGGATCCTAGCTGGACCTGCCAGATATTCCCATGGCTGTCCTTGTGCGGGATGAAGATCTCGCCGGAGTGTAAAACAAAGACTCCATCACGCGAACTGACGTACCGGCCATCCTTCCTTCTAAGCCAGAAGGTTCCATCATCATCCGCGGCTATGGCTGCAACTGCATCGCGCGGGAGCCATTTTGGCAGGGCGTATATATGAAATTGTCCCTTGAAGAAAACATAAAGTTGGGACGCGACGACTCCCCACGCCCCTCCTGCCCATTTGATGTCCTTGTAGGGAATTCTCATGTCCTTCGGGGTTATATCGATGAATCGCTGCGTTCGCTCGTCCCATTGCAGAATGCGATCTTTCAACTGAATCCAGATGTGACCGTGCTCATCCCCCATCTCGGAGAAAATGATACTGTTGTAGTCCTTGCGAGGGTTGTAGATCGTTTGAAACGAACCTTGGTGATACCGGGTTACACCGGCCTCAGAAATCATCCATAGGTCGTCCCCAACGCCTCTGCGCAGGCCGGTAAACCGGTTCGATTCGATGCCTGGGCTATTCTCGCGGTCAAAAAGAAAAAAGCGGATGCCATCGAAGCGCGCCAGGCCGTCAAGAGTTGAGAGCCACAGGTAGCCATCGGAAGTTTGCGCAACGCCGCGGAACGCACCCTGGGGCAAGCCTTCGTCCGCAGTCCACAGGTTCGCCCGGTATTGCGCATGGGCGAGAAAAGAGCTGCAAACCAGGAACAGAAGGAAAGCTGCAGCCGTGCGCGTGCCTGAACCCATTCGACCTCTCCGTGCTCTTCGCAGCGGCTGAAGCCGTTCCCTAATAAGACCTTTCACTGCGATCCCCTCAATAGCTGGTCGGCTGTTGATGCGGTTTACGTCGTCAGTTTGTCTTTGTACTGCAGGGCGAAGCGGGGTAATGCGTTCGAGCCCATGATCCCCAGCTTGCGTGAGATGTTCGTTCGGTGGTTTTCGACCGTGCGGTAGTGGATAGATAAGTCTGCGCCTATCTCCTTGCTCGATTTGCCTTCTGCGATGAGCTTAAGAATTCGGCGTTCCGCCGGTGTAAGATCGCGCAGCAAACCGGCGTCTGACGGAACTGGTTCCTGAGGAAGCATGAACTGATCGACAATACCCGAGCTGACATAGCGGCGCCCGGCCATAACCGTCTTGATAGCTACGGCGATCTCTGCCAAAGCGCTGTCTTTTACCAGGAAGGCGCCGCCCCCCGCCTCCATCGCCGCATGGAACAGGTCTCGTTCTTTATGCAGGGTGAGAAAGATGATCCTTGTTTCCCAATTGTTCTGCTTCACCGTTCGAGCGATGGTGAGGCCGTCTTTCCTGGGCATCTCGACATCGATAATCGCCACATCGGGGCGTAACTGCTCGATCATAGCAAGCGCCTGTGCTCCATCATGGGCTTGGGCCACCACTAAAAACGCTTCGTCCCGCTGAATGTTCATGACCAGTCCGCTCACTACAATCGGGTGGTCATCCGCCACCAAGATTCGAATTTTGTCGGACATCGGCCCCTCGCTTCATCTGCTCATCGCCCTGCGATCTTCGGGGATTGACGGCTAATCAACGATCTGGAACTTAGCCCATTAAAGCATGCCTGGTGAGAGAGGGCTGCATCGCATTGTCTCCGGTTGTAGCTCATGCGGCAACTCCCGGGGCCGGGACTGTCTCCCCCTTAGACCGTGTGGTGACACATATAGGCACTGCTCACGATACGCAGTACCCTTTTTTCGGATACACAACCAGTCACTCTAATCGATTGCGGTGGACCTAAAGGAAGGCTCCCAATGTTTAACCGGTTTTTTGCATTACCTATAATTTTCTTGTTGTGCGGTGTTTTCTCCCTTGCAGCAGCCCAGGATTCCCGGGTAGTGAACGAACCTTCGTTCCCGCAGACATGTTCGGTGTTTCGCGCGGTCCTTCACGCGAATGCGGACGAGGGCCCGCTCCCAAGGGCGAGTGTTGAGGATCAGGATGATGAGTCTAACGTAGAAACAGCAGAGCTTCAGCAGAAACTCGACCGTTGTGAGCAAGGGAAGGCGGTTGAGCTGTCACTGGGCACGGACCCGCGGCGCAATGCCTTCCTTATCAGTCCGATCAATGTTCCGGTCGGTGTTTCGCTCATACTGGATGGTGGTGTTACCTTGTACGCCTCGAGAGACCCTGCTCTTTATCAGCAGCAAACGCCCGGCGTGACCTGCGGTGATCTTGGTCCGAAAGATATCTACAAAGTGGGCGTTGGCTGTAATTCCCTGATCACCCTTACAGCGAATAGCGGAATCTACGGCTACGGAGTCATCGACGGACAAGGAGGCAAGCTCCTCCTTTCCGGGCCTTATGCGCATGACTGCACGTGGTGGGATTTGACTAACTTTAAGAACCGGCCGTCGCAGCCGGGCGCGTCTTGTGTCATTCCATACAACGGCATGGTCAACGGGCAGGCAAGCCCGATACTCATTTCAGCAGGCAATGCAGAAACCCCAGTAGATCAGCCGGCGGACTGCGATAAAGGGCGCAACAGCCTCAACTGCGATCTCACTCTTTATAAGGTCACAGTGCGCAACCCGCCCTATCACTCCATGAGGTTTGGTGGCCAAAACGTAACTATCTGGGGTATCAGAGTCCAGTCCCCCTGGAACATTCCGAATACAGACGGCATGGATATTCATGCCTCGAACGTCACTGTGTATGACGCCACCGTCGCCAATGGCGACCAGGAGGTTACTCTGGTATCGAACGAATACCCTTCGACCAACATAACCATCGACCACTTTCACGGCTATGGAAAAGCTGGCATCACGACCCTGGGCGCTGGAGTCGCTACCTCGAATATTCTGGTTACCAATGCTTACATCACCGGCGACCTGCCAAGCGTGAATCTCGCGGAGCAGACAGTTAACGGACAAACGTTTGCCTGGATGCAAAAGAAGTTCCAAATCACAGGCCTTGGGCAGGCGTTGATGAATGCCGTCGACGTCGACGCTTTGGCGATCAACAACACCACCCAATCACGCGGAATAGGATCAAAAATCTCGAACGTGGCCTTCCAATCCATTTGCGTTGCGGACGTGCGCAGCCCCATCAACCTTGAGCTCGACGCAACGGACTCTCCGCTACCTAGCGCGAAAGGCATCACTTTCAGAGACGTTCACGTACTTGCACCTTCCGACCAGAAGCAGACGGTCCGCCACCCCGATGGTTCGCTTTCTGGCATAGGCACCTACGACCTTGAATTCATAGCGCCCGGAACAGTTAGCGGCGGAGAAACGTCCACCAACGAGTTCACCCTTGACAATGTTGTCCTTGACAACTTCGCCGATGGAACCACATCTCTGGGGCTCGTCACTGCCTCGAACAATCTCATTACAACGACAACGAACATCTACCCGGCAGTTTTGAACGGTCTGCACGCGGATTCAAAGGGCGTTAGTAAGAAGGTTGACGGTACCAAATTGATGCTCACGTCCAACGACTACCAGAGCACTACTGAGGTCAACGATCCTACCTTAGCGTATCAATGCCCTGCCCCGCCCTCATTCCTGACGGGAGACTTGTTTGTGTCGCTCGGTGAGGGGCCGGCCTACGGTCAATCGACAAATCTGCAGCAAGCCTATATCAACAGTGGGGACTCGATTACGCTGAGCGCGGTTGTCCAACCTGCTATGTCGCAGACGACCCTGTTCACCTACATGGGCTACGCGTATAATCCCGGCCTGCTTTCGATAGGCTCTCCTGCGCTCACCAACCAGGTTCGCTTCTATGAAGAAGATCGCTACCTTGGGTCTGCCAGCCTTCGTGCCAACGGAACCTTGGCATCGTTG
This portion of the Acidisarcina polymorpha genome encodes:
- a CDS encoding phospholipase D-like domain-containing protein, which encodes MARSLIVLPDDSAAPILNAIQQAKTSLHIKMFVFSDAALVHSVLTAHQRKVKVRVMLNPARRSGQEDNLGTRGLLERAGIEVLDSNPAYDITHEKSVVIDGRAALIQSLNWESKNFEKVRDYAVMTTHKNEVAEIVACFEADWHRAPFAPGSGDLLWCKGNARERIAHIIDAARHSLIVQNERYQDPVIIERLVRARRRGVKVHMFARAPHMLKQEKLVEGLEGLRIMDDVGIKIHTVKHLKLHAKMLLADGERAIIGSINLTPGSFDSRRELAIEVTDKHVVNRLHQVAAHDWEHSRPLDLSDQAILEDLKGRLDPCGLALDCAPGR
- a CDS encoding ABC transporter ATP-binding protein: MNKLLRQLVKPYRAGLVIIFLAMVIETLMGLAAPWPIKIIIDNVAGNHRLAIFADAERYFPALMHTLGTGNLRVAGFAGLLVVLIALIGSIASYVEDYQTESVGQWIAHDLRLRTYDHLQRLSLSFYDTHQTGALLSTITNDILTIENFASSSTLAMLVDILTIVEMLVLMFLLDWDFALIAVGVTPFLLFFMARFKKAVRQATRNVRQKESDILSIVQEGLESERVVQAFGLEELEEKKLEGASRASVDAALSARRVKALMSPLTNMIVALCTGFVLWRGAALIVHGSMTAGTLIVFLAYLTRFFKPVQDIAKMTNNIAQVGVAVERVQAILETDVTIAERADAQEPQAVRGEIVFDHVGFGYDKQSPVLQDVHFTVEPGQFCGIVGPTGGGKSTVVSLIARFYDPTCGGVSLDGVDIRNYKLRGLRNQLGFVLQDTVLFRGSVRDNIAYGRPSATEEEIREAARMANAEEFILRMPRGYDTIVGERGLTLSGGQRQRIGIARAIVRNSPILILDEPTAALDTESETLVIEALERLMKGRTVITIAHRLSTIRCADKIVVLKGGVVAEQGTHEELMSVRGIYHGLHNLQMGRTAPAPAAAVPIYCDVKESAEIAAVGS
- a CDS encoding response regulator transcription factor — encoded protein: MTILIVDDNAGIRKLLRRALRKIASNIFECADGSQALAMYTECLPDIVLMDIKMQHLDGLAATQQLRECYPFARVVILTDYDDDQLRAAAQKAGACAYVTKQDLTGLDSIVVRFAAL
- a CDS encoding sensor histidine kinase, which translates into the protein MGSGTRTAAAFLLFLVCSSFLAHAQYRANLWTADEGLPQGAFRGVAQTSDGYLWLSTLDGLARFDGIRFFLFDRENSPGIESNRFTGLRRGVGDDLWMISEAGVTRYHQGSFQTIYNPRKDYNSIIFSEMGDEHGHIWIQLKDRILQWDERTQRFIDITPKDMRIPYKDIKWAGGAWGVVASQLYVFFKGQFHIYALPKWLPRDAVAAIAADDDGTFWLRRKDGRYVSSRDGVFVLHSGEIFIPHKDSHGNIWQVQLGSDFFRSVRYSSAKGEQSLSFGMMFEDREGTLWFARDGVGLYQMERQQVRTLSREQGLETADIYSLLKSRAGGMWIGGWPNLILYDEGRFTNYTVNDFAPGNLITALLEDSSGKLWVGTHGGLRVLTEGKFQRPPTGLVLPEHSIVQTMYQDREGTLWFGTNGGLVSYRDGKSHTYSGTEGVSTRDLNVITQSASGSLWFGGYQFLARYDHGRFTSLSRGEFLARGAVWALYEDPQGILWIGTYDNGLLRLQNEQVTHFSTRNGLFDNGAFAIQEDDRGNLWISSHHGIYRVKKQELNDVAAGKRSRITSIVYGKRDGMLNIECNGGIAPASAKDNAGRLWFPTQNGIAVIDPASVSPGPPAPKVVIESVLVDQVQTSNARFVCLAPDQHNLEIDYTSPSLIKSDQITFRYKLLGLDPTWTDMGTRRRLYFSHLQPGKYTLQLIAANIDGVWNTDPQELSIHVLAPFYRTEWFMMTLLLGVVLLTIYMWRRRVSMLQRAERQQRTFSQELIASQERERKRIAAELHDSLGQRLIVINNLALMTLLERRARADEGEEPDPMEEISAEAQIALDETRQISYNLRPFQLDRLGLAKAVEALAHKASIAGRFKVIVEIGDIDQAFPEELRINFYRIVQEALTNIMKHAEATCVMVKAVRDPDRITLVVQDNGHGYPAESNRSAAALGGFGAIGMAERATLLGGTITTRSELNQGTTVTAEFVLSKQAAV
- a CDS encoding response regulator; the protein is MADDHPIVVSGLVMNIQRDEAFLVVAQAHDGAQALAMIEQLRPDVAIIDVEMPRKDGLTIARTVKQNNWETRIIFLTLHKERDLFHAAMEAGGGAFLVKDSALAEIAVAIKTVMAGRRYVSSGIVDQFMLPQEPVPSDAGLLRDLTPAERRILKLIAEGKSSKEIGADLSIHYRTVENHRTNISRKLGIMGSNALPRFALQYKDKLTT
- a CDS encoding glycosyl hydrolase family 28 protein, with the translated sequence MNEPSFPQTCSVFRAVLHANADEGPLPRASVEDQDDESNVETAELQQKLDRCEQGKAVELSLGTDPRRNAFLISPINVPVGVSLILDGGVTLYASRDPALYQQQTPGVTCGDLGPKDIYKVGVGCNSLITLTANSGIYGYGVIDGQGGKLLLSGPYAHDCTWWDLTNFKNRPSQPGASCVIPYNGMVNGQASPILISAGNAETPVDQPADCDKGRNSLNCDLTLYKVTVRNPPYHSMRFGGQNVTIWGIRVQSPWNIPNTDGMDIHASNVTVYDATVANGDQEVTLVSNEYPSTNITIDHFHGYGKAGITTLGAGVATSNILVTNAYITGDLPSVNLAEQTVNGQTFAWMQKKFQITGLGQALMNAVDVDALAINNTTQSRGIGSKISNVAFQSICVADVRSPINLELDATDSPLPSAKGITFRDVHVLAPSDQKQTVRHPDGSLSGIGTYDLEFIAPGTVSGGETSTNEFTLDNVVLDNFADGTTSLGLVTASNNLITTTTNIYPAVLNGLHADSKGVSKKVDGTKLMLTSNDYQSTTEVNDPTLAYQCPAPPSFLTGDLFVSLGEGPAYGQSTNLQQAYINSGDSITLSAVVQPAMSQTTLFTYMGYAYNPGLLSIGSPALTNQVRFYEEDRYLGSASLRANGTLASLVLEHVSPGHHKYRAEYPADKFYKTFSFGQVTVAAAAKGW